A region of Culicoides brevitarsis isolate CSIRO-B50_1 chromosome 1, AGI_CSIRO_Cbre_v1, whole genome shotgun sequence DNA encodes the following proteins:
- the LOC134836799 gene encoding dnaJ homolog subfamily B member 6-A → MVDYYRTLEVPKNATEAEIKKAYRKLALKWHPDKNPDNADESHKKFKEISEAYEVLSDKKKRRVYDQYGKEGLGQNGERHHRHRRTHGYENGYDPFFEQFTFRDPEDVFREFFGSSPFDSIFRSNHFTSTVPATRGGHQYISIPMFQPFSNFDSFFSDSFSSSNMAMNGNGHGGGGAAVKRTSTSTTFANGKKITTKRVFENGTETVMKYENDVLKAKTVNGVPQAISYNH, encoded by the exons ATGGTGGATTATTATAGAACACTCGAAGTACCAAAAAATGCCACAGAAGCTGAGATTAAGAAAGc ATACAGAAAATTAGCACTCAAATGGCATCCCGACAAGAATCCAGACAACGCAGATGAGTctcacaaaaagtttaaagagaTTTCGGAAGCTTATGAGGTGCTATCAGACA AAAAGAAGAGACGTGTTTACGATCAATATGGTAAAGAAGGTTTAGGACAGAATGGCGAACGTCATCACAGACATAGACGCACACACGGATACGAAAATGGTTATGATCCATTCTTCGAGCAATTCACATTCAGAGATCCCGAGGATGTGTTCAGAGAATTCTTTGGATCATCGCCTTTTGATAGTATTTTCAGAAGTAAtc acttcACATCGACTGTTCCTGCAACACGCGGAGGCCATCAGTACATCTCAATCCCAATGTTCCAACCCTTCAGCAactttgattcatttttcagCGATTCATTTAGCAGTAGTAACATGGCAATGAACGGAAATGGTCATGGCGGAGGCGGAGCAGCTGTGAAACGAACTTCGACTTCTACAACATTTGCAAATGGCAAGAAAATTACGACAAAGAG AGTCTTCGAAAATGGCACCGAAACAGTCATGAAATACGAAAATGACGTTCTGAAAGCGAAAACCGTTAACGGAGTCCCACAAGCGATTAGTTACAACCATTAA
- the LOC134832767 gene encoding adenosine 5'-monophosphoramidase HINT1 has product MFVLRRQFFFGKQVLKSSGFPSINRLLSLRKMSDEVQKAQDAAEGGDTIFGKILRKEIPCNFIYEDDLAVAFHDLMPQAPTHFLVIPKKPISMLSKAAPEDEALLGHLMLVGNRVAQDLQLENGYRVVINNGKHGAQSVYHLHLHFLGGRQMKWPPG; this is encoded by the exons ATGTTTGTTTTACGACGGcaatttttctttggaaaaCAAGTTTTAAAATCCTCTGGTTTTCCATCAATTAACAG GTTGCTATCGTTACGAAAAATGTCTGACGAAGTGCAGAAAGCTCAAGATGCCGCAGAAGGCGGAGATACGATTTTTGGGAAAATCCTTCGGAAGGAAATTCCTTGCAACTTCATCTATGAAGACGACTTGGCTGTTGCTTTTCACGACTTGATGCCGCAAGCTCCAACGCATTTTTTGGTTATCCCGAAGAAACCGATTTCAATGTTGTCGAAAGCGGCCCCGGAAGATGAAGCGTTGCTTGGGCATTTGATGCTTGTGGGAAATCGCGTTGCGCAAGACTTGCAATTGGAGAATGGATATCGTGTTGTCATCAACAATGGGAAGCACGGAGCTCAATCGGTGTATCATCTACATTTGCATTTTCTCGGAGGGCGTCAAATGAAATGGCCTCCaggttaa
- the LOC134832759 gene encoding guanylate kinase-associated protein mars, with product MERQGLYKNRPAPGQKTRNGRAHETQMRGRANRADAFLENRGLTNDIEDESPVGSPVKQLTMKSVSKMASTMNFTTKTEERLFKMNEIRKMPKRNAPAKKSPFVSVVPCGRILPKKRDILEDKMKEFHERFSKQTATKTPTATKRRSIKRRSIGKTQLVVRKQAGKAVVLKAVTRPKSVKKEPKSASKTLSARKIPIITEPQPSTSKDQPILKMKPRTPNGFIAPTLKNVPKKLSARKIPEIKEPQPGTSKAPNNFLAANMKMQNETQETFNFCQSFITSTTSKRASVRIVPENEFADEESLLEGISPIPDVTPFKFAANKQSPRDSFGKKSMKGLPTPNIFGTEDQKADEKKVKSRKSSIVGLPKPNVEEIQPAMVKKEEPFVFVARKTKSIEKEPSIDEELNITFTQEDDEEEEKPIEENKRRSSIRKSLPVISDPQKIERNPIAKAHEETLESEIKRLTDRNTEWTTLRDNNLLNDNVIGLINSAVGQSELLMRKKLPKFRELIENYEFDSGDRAVLQDDLDGYWMTVMMEIESIDKRFADLEALKANDWEEKLEEVAKPKTRKRTRKAEKVETKTTANLGLLEHIRNLRKKIQKPEKVPEMDTVEAENVQLVSVKRLADTPRKSIAKRRSLNCSGCCTTPSSARKSKSAKKVSTLVTIDSAAKSKRKSKKINFVEAPEEEAIEPTTVESVAHRSILKSSNKRNTKSVLFAESPEKSTRAQKTPRSKNRKVKNVDASFDWNDENSPMMEFGTPIDTPVSNKGRKSQKATPKPTVSHATVSDYEDSPVSALAGNRSRRSTRLFGNMI from the exons ATGGAACGTCAAGGATTATACAAAAATCGCCCGGCTCCCGgacaaaaaacaagaaatggTCGAGCTCACGAAACACAAATGCGTGGAAGAGCAAATCGTGCTgatgcatttttggaaaatcgtGGATTGACTAACGATATAGAAGATGAAAGTCCTGTTGGAAGTCCTGTGAAACAACTAACGATGAAATCCGTAAGTAAGATGGCATCGACAATGaatttcacaacaaaaacCGAAGAGCGACTCTTCAAGATGAACGAAATTAGAAAGATGCCGAAACGAAATGCGCCTGCTAAGAAAAGCCCTTTCGTTTCTGTAGTTCCTTGCGGCAGAATTCTTCCGAAAAAACGTGATATTTTGGAAGATAAGATGAAAGAGTTCCATGAACGATTCTCCAAACAAACAGCAACGAAAACACCAACTGCAACTAAACGACGTTCTATAAAACGAAGATCCATTGGGAAAACACAACTTGTTGTAAGAAAGCAAGCTGGCAAAGCAGTTGTATTGAAAGCTGTTACTCGTCCCAAATCAGTAAAAAAAGAACCGAAATCCGCATCGAAAACTCTTTCCGCGCGCAAAATTCCGATTATTACAGAGCCTCAACCAAGTACATCAAAGGATCAACCTATTTTGAAGATGAAGCCTCGCACTCCAAACGGATTCATTGCGCcaactttgaaaaatgttccGAAAAAACTTTCCGCAAGAAAAATTCCAGAAATTAAAGAGCCTCAACCGGGTACGTCAAAAGCTCCAAATAACTTCCTTGCGGCAAACATGAAAATGCAAAATGAAACGCAAGAAACGTTCAACTTTTGTCAATCATTCATTACATCGACAACATCTAAACGAGCAAGTGTACGAATTGTTCCTGAGAATGAATTTGCCGATGAAGAATCTCTTTTAGAGGGAATCAGTCCAATTCCAGATGTTACTCCATTCAAGTTTGCTGCTAACAAACAGTCTCCAAGAGACTCATTTGgcaaaaaatcgatgaaagGTTTGCCAACTCCGAACATTTTTGGTACAGAGGATCAGAAagctgatgaaaaaaaagtaaaatctcGCAAATCATCAATTGTTGGATTACCAAAACCAAATGTAGAGGAAATTCAACCAGCAATGGTTAAAAAAGAAGAGCCTTTCGTATTTGTCGCACGCAAAACCAAGAGTATTGAAAAAGAGCCATCGATCGATGAGGAATTGAACATTACTTTCACTCAAGAAGATgacgaagaagaggaaaaGCCCATTGAAGAAAACAAACGTCGTTCAAGCATCCGAAAATCGTTGCCCGTAATTTCTGATccgcaaaaaattgaacgaaatcCAATCGCAAAAGCTCATGAAGAAACGCTCGAGTCTGAAATCAAACGTCTTACGGATCGTAACACAGAATGGACAACACTTCGAGACAACAATTTACTGAACGACAACGTCATTGGTTTGATCAATAGCGCAGTTGGGCAATCAGAACTCTTGATGCGTAAAAAACTCCCAAAATTCCGTGAACTCATTGAAAATTACGAATTTGATTCGGGAGATCGTGCTGTTTTGCAAGATGATCTCGATGGCTATTGGATGACTGTTATGATGGAAATTGAGAGCATCGACAAACGATTTGCCGATCTTGAGGCGCTCAAAGCAAACGATTGGGAAGAAAAATTGGAAGAAGTAGCGAAGCCCAAAACTCGTAAACGCACACGAAAGGCAGAAAAAGTGGAAACAAAGACAACTGCTAATTTGGGTTTGTTAGAACACATTCGAAATCTCCGAAAGAAGATTCAAAAACCCGAAAAAGTTCCCGAAATGGACACAGTTGAAGCGGAAAATGTACAATTAGTGAGTGTCAAACGTCTTGCTGATACTCCGCGAAAATCTATTGCCAAACGTCGCAGTTTGAATTGCTCAGGATGTTGCACAACTCCGTCTTCTGCCCGTAAATCGAAATCAGCAAAGAAAGTTAGCACATTAGTG aCAATTGATAGCGCAGCCAAATCCAAACGCAAATccaagaaaatcaattttgttgaAGCTCCTGAAGAAGAAGCAATTGAGCCAACAACTGTAGAATCTGTTGCACATCGTTCTATTCTCAAATCAAGCAACAAACGCAACACCAAAAGTGTCCTTTTTGCAGAAAGCCCTGAGAAATCGACGCGTGCACAGAAAACGCCTCGTAGCAAGAATCGCAAAGTAAAGAACGTTGATGCTTCTTTCGATTGGAATGACGAAAACTCTCCAATGATGGAATTTGGAACGCCCATTGATACTCCAGTAAGCAATAAGGGACGTAAATCGCAAAAAGCAACTCCCAAACCGACAGTATCTCATGCGACAGTATCAGATTATGAAGATTCTCCCGTTAGTGCCTTGGCAG gtAATCGTTCACGACGTTCTACTCGTTTATTCGGAAACATGATCTAA
- the LOC134827966 gene encoding protein flightless-1 yields MELLKFIRLLDLNENDFSHGKFPNTLRLMSGLQCLKLDRTKIEEIPEELGKLMKLEHLTLKHNDIEKLFGELTELHSLRSLNLRNNKIKSSGIPKELFYLEDLTTLDLSHNRLKEVPEGLEKGKNLLVLNLSHNQIEAIPPSLFINLTDLLFLDLSNNKLETLPPQTRRLSNLQTLILNDNPLELFQLRQLPSLQNLETLHMRNTQRTLANFPTSLDTLSNLVELDLSKNQLIRIPEVLFSLSNLVRLNMSENQIAELSVNIELLQKLESLNLSRNCLTALPSTLCKLVKLRRLFVNDNQLNFDGIPSGIGKLSALEVFSASNNLLEMIPEGLCRCGTLKKLNLSSNKLITLPDSIHLTELDTLDLRNNPDLIMPPKPMEAQKGDGVEFYNIDFSLQHQLRMAGAVVPPSIATPDGKSKDPIARKLRLRRRHEANQDADKVLKGMKDVAKDKDSQLFPDEEKPESLKPKRWDESLEKPAVDYSDIFDEEDGQLPGITVWEIENFLPNKVEEAAHGKFYEGDCYIVLKTNYLDGLSWEIYFWIGNKATLDKRACAAIHAVNLRNYLGARCRTIREEQADESEEFLALFDTEVTYIEGGRTSTGFYTMDDIVYPTRMYRIHAQERQIHLEVVEVAPESLDSRYVFVLDTGLKLYIWYGKNSKNTLKSKARLMAEKINKNERKNKAEIFTENQGEESDTFLQILGLEKEDEDEKLEYEVEDHVQDNFVPLSPRLYQIQLGMGYLELPQVEVPQKKLVHTLLNSKNVYILDCYLDLFVWFGKKSTRLVRAAAIKLSQELFTMINRPDYAIQEMIQEGNETQVFKSKFLNWDDAIAVDFTRTAMSVAKTGADLSKWARQQETKADLAALFMPRQPTMTLLEAQQLAEDWNYDLDAMESFVLEGKKFVRLPEEELGIFYTNECYVFLCRYCCPLDDETDENPDAPPPEEEVQCVVYFWQGRDAGNMGWLTFTFTLQKKFKAMFGEELEVIRIHQQQENLKFMSHFKGKFVIKNGRRKEKLRTPDGKLAVEFYHLRQNGSALCSRLIQIKPEATFLNSAFCYILHVPFETDDEAQSGIIYVWIGSKTTQEEARLIQEIAEQVFNNPWVSLQILNEGEEPENFFWVALGGRQPYDEDAEYMNFTRLFRCSNEKGYFTVAEKCSDFCQDDLADDDIMILDNGDQVFLWLGTKCSEVEIKLAYKSAQVYIQHMRIKQPERPRKLFLTFKNKESRRFTKCFHGWSEHKKILE; encoded by the exons atggaaCTGCTCAAATTTATTCGATTATTAGATCTAAACGAGAATGATTTCTCG caTGGGAAATTCCCAAACACGCTCCGACTCATGTCAGGGTTGCAATGCCTCAAACTGGATCGCACGAAAATCGAGGAAATCCCCGAAGAGTTGGGTAAACTCATGAAATTGGAACATTTGACGCTGAAACATAACGACATTGAAAAGTTGTTTGGCGAACTAACGGAATTGCACAGTTTACGATCTCTCAATTTGAGGAACAACAAAATCAAGAGTTCAGGAATTCCGAAGGAGTTGTTCTATTTGGAAGACTTGACAACGCTCGATTTGTCACACAATCGACTGAAAGAAGTTCCCGAAGGTTtggaaaaaggcaaaaatttgcTCGTGCTAAACTTGAGTCATAATCAAATCGAAGCAATTCCTCCGTCGCTTTTCATCAATTTGACAGATTTGCTCTTTCTCGACTTGTCAAACAACAAATTGGAAACATTGCCTCCGCAAACGCGACGCTTAAGTAATCTACAAACACTGATATTGAATGATAATCCTCTCGAATTGTTTCAACTACGTCAATTGCCATCattgcaaaatttggaaacaCTTCACATGCGTAACACACAACGAACGTTAGCAAACTTTCCAACAAGCCTTGATACACTTTCGAATCTGGTTGAACTGgatttgtcgaaaaatcaaCTTATTAGAATACCCGAAGTATTGTTTAGCTTGTCGAATTTGGTGCGTTTGAACATGAGCGAGAATCAAATTGCGGAATTGTCGGTAAATATTGAGCTTTTGCAGAAATTGGAATCATTGAATTTATCACGAAATTGTTTGACGGCACTTCCCTCGACACTTTGTAAGCTCGTGAAGTTACGAAGACTCTTCGTAAACGATAATCAACTGAATTTCGATGGGATCCCGTCAGGAATTGGAAAATTATCTGCTTTGGAAGTGTTTTCGGCGTCAAATAATTTGTTGGAAATGATTCCTGAAGGCTTGTGTCGATGCGGaacgttgaaaaaattgaatttgagcTCTAATAAGTTGATTACTTTGCCCGATTCAATTCATTTGACGGAATTAGATACGCTTGATTTGCGTAACAATCCGGATTTGATAATGCCTCCAAAACCGATGGAAGCTCAAAAAGGAGATGGAGTCGAATTCTACAATATTGACTTTTCGTTACAACATCAATTACGAATGGCAGGCGCTGTTGTTCCTCCGAGCATTGCGACGCCCGATGGAAAGAGCAAAGATCCCATTGCACGAAAATTGCGTTTGAGACGTCGACACGAAGCAAATCAAGATGCAGATAAAGTTCTCAAGGGCATGAAAGACGTTGCTAAAGACAAAGATTCGCAATTATTTCCGGATGAAGAGAAACCTGAAAGTTTAAAGCCCAAACGATGGGATGAATCACTCGAAAAACCCGCTGTTGACTATTCCGACATCTTTGACGAAGAAGATGGGCAATTGCCGGGCATTACAGTGTGGGAAATTGAGAATTTCTTACCGAACAAAGTCGAGGAAGCAGCTcacggaaaattttatgaaggcGATTGTTATATTGTGCTAAAGACAAATTACCTTGATGGCTTATCATGGGAGATTTACTTCTGGATTGGAAATAAGGCAACTTTAGATAAACGTGCGTGTGCTGCTATTCATGCTGTCAACTTGAGAAATTACTTGGGAGCTCGTTGTCGAACAATTCGTGAAGAGCAAGCAGATGAgtctgaagaatttttagcGTTATTCGACACGGAAGTTACGTATATTGAAGGAGGTCGAACATCAACGGGCTTTTACACGATGGATGATATCGTTTATCCAACACGAATGTACAGAATTCACGCACAAGAAAGACAAATTCATTTGGAAGTCGTTGAGGTTGCTCCCGAGTCTTTGGATTCGCGATATGTCTTTGTTTTAGACACAGGACTGAAATTGTACATTTGGTATGGAAAGAACTCCAAAAACACGTTGAAATCCAAAGCTCGTTTAATGgctgaaaaaatcaacaaaaacgaaagaaagaacAAAGCAGAGATATTTACCGAAAATCAAGGCGAAGAAAGTGATActttcttacaaattttagGCTTGGAGAAGGAAGACGAAGACGAGAAACTTGAATATGAAGTAGAAGATCACGTTCAAGATAATTTTGTTCCTCTAAGTCCTCGTTTGTATCAAATTCAACTTGGAATGGGATATCTCGAACTTCCTCAAGTTGAAGTTCCTCAGAAAAAACTCGTTCATACATTGTTGAATAGCAAAAATGTCTACATTCTCGATTGCTATTTGGATCTCTTCGTATGGTTtggcaaaaaatcaacaagatTAGTTCGAGCAGctgcaataaaattatcacaagAACTCTTCACGATGATAAATCGTCCCGATTACGCCATTCAAGAGATGATTCAAGAGGGCAACGAAACTCAAGTATTCAAAAGTAAATTCCTAAATTGGGATGATGCGATTGCCGTTGATTTCACACGCACAGCAATGTCTGTCGCAAAAACGGGAGCTGATCTCTCAAAATGGGCAAGACAACAAGAAACAAAAGCAGATCTCGCCGCATTATTTATGCCTCGTCAACCAACAATGACGTTGCTCGAAGCTCAACAACTCGCGGAAGATTGGAATTACGATCTTGATGCGATGGAATCGTTCGTCTTGGAAGGAAAGAAATTCGTGCGATTACCTGAAGAGGAATTAGGAATTTTCTACACAAACGAATGTTATGTCTTCCTTTGTCGCTATTGTTGTCCCTTGGATGATGAAACAGATGAGAATCCTGATGCTCCGCCGCCCGAGGAAGAAGTGCAATGCGTCGTTTATTTCTGGCAAGGAAGAGATGCGGGAAATATGGGATGGTTAACGTTCACATTTACGCTTCAGAAGAAATTCAAAGCGATGTTTGGCGAAGAACTCGAAGTCATTCGTATTCATCAACaacaggaaaatttaaaattcatgtcGCATTTCAAGGGAAAATTTGTCATCAAAAATGGCAGAAGGAAAGAAAAACTTCGCACGCCTGATGGAAAACTCGCTGTAGAATTTTATCATCTTCGACAAAATGGAAGTGCATTGTGTTCGCGTCTCATTCAGATCAAGCCAGAGGCTACCTTCTTGAATTCCGCTTTTTGTTACATCTTACATGTTCCTTTTGAAACTGACGACGAGGCACAGTCTGGCATCATTTACGTATGGATTGGATCAAAAACGACACAAGAAGAGGCACGTCTCATACAAGAAATTGCCGAACAAGTTTTCAACAATCCATGGGTCAGTTTGCAAATCTTGAACGAAGGCGAAGAACCCGAAAACTTCTTTTGGGTTGCTCTTGGCGGAAGACAACCATACGATGAAGATGCAGAATACATGAATTTCACACGACTTTTTAGGTGCTCGAACGAGAAAGGGTATTTTACTGTTGCCGAAAAGTGTTCAGATTTCTGTCAAGATGATTTGGCAGATGATGATATCATGATTTTAGATAACGGCGATCAAGTTTTCTTGTGGCTTGGAACAAAATGCAGCGAAGTAGAGATCAAATTAGCTTATAAATCAGCTCag gtTTATATTCAACACATGAGAATCAAACAACCTGAAAGACCTCGTAAACTTTTCCTGACGTTCAAAAACAAGGAATCCCGGCGATTCACAAAGTGCTTCCATGGTTGGAGTGAACACAAGAAGATTTTGGAGTAA